The genomic stretch ATCTGTTTCTTATAGTCGTCCATCAGTTTAATAACATCTTCCGGAGTGTTGTTCTTGGTGGTCGGAGCGTAGCCTACACCATCGTCTTTCAGACCGTACACGATATGTCCGCTATCGAATTTGCCTTCGTTCAGGTCTTTGGTGATGGTGAAGATTGCATTGTCAACACGTTTTACCATCGAAGACAAGGTGTTAGCCGGAGCCAGGTCGTTTTGGTCGCGGTCAACACCGATGACCCAGAATCCTTTACCGCGCTCTTTTGCTTCTGCAAATACACCGTCGCCGGTCAGACCGGAAGCGTGGAAAATAATGTCGTTGCCGCTTTGGTACAACTGAGCAGCCAGCAATTTCCCTTTGTCCGGCTTGTCAAATGCGTCCGCATAAACAGCGGTTACAACAGCATTCGGGTTAACAGATTTGACACCCGCTTTGAAACCGTATTCGAACCTTTCGATCAGCGCAAATTTGACGCCGCCGACGAAACCAACTTTATTCGATTTGGTCATCTTGCCTGCGAGCACGCCCATCAGGAAGGAGCCTTCTTCTTCTTTAAACGTAACTGCTGTTACGTTTTTCGGGACGTCACCGCCAAGGTCGGAGTCGATGATCCCGATTTTTGCATCCGGGTTAGCCAGTGCGACCGACTTGATGTCTTTTTCCATCAGGAAGCCGATGCCCCAGGTCATGCCGACGTTCGCGTCTTTGACGAAGCCGTTCAAGTTCGGGGTGTAGTCTTCCGCGCGCTTGGACTCGGTCACTTTCGGAGTGACGCCGAGTTCATTTTTCGCACGGGTCAGACCTTCCCATGCCGATTGGTTAAACGAGTTGTCGTGCACGCCGCCAACGTCAGTAACCATGCCGATCGTCAGTTTTTTCTCGCCGCCTTGGTTGCTTTCGCCACCTTCTTTGGCCTTATCGGTACCACAGCCTGCAAGCAGGGATGCTGCGAGCACGCCGGTGAGCGCTAGGCTCATAAACTTTTTCGCTTTCATCATCTGTTCCCTCACTCTCTTAGATTCACATGGTGTAGTCAGATCATCTGGTATGTACTGATACTAGCGTTTCCCATTCCCCCCATGAACTTTCATCGCTATTCTTTCGGCCTGCGTCTTAAGACGTGAAAATGAAATGTATCGGTCCGAAAATAGTTAGCCGACAACAGCACGGGGATGTCGCTTGCATCAAAGTGCATCTGCTCTAGCAGTAACAGGGCCTGACCTTCTTTCACATCGAGCGCCGGAAACACTTCCGGATGCTCAGCGATCGGCTTGATCACAGTCCGCGCATACGCGATCGCATGTCCCGCCGCTTCCAAGTGGTTAAAAATCGAACCATCAAAACCGTCGAGCCCCTCCGGCAAAACCGACTTGGGCACGCGGTCTTCACAGTACACCACGGGATCGTCGTCGGCGGTGCGGATGCGATGAATGAGGTATAAACTCTCCGGCCCGTTCAGGCCGAACTGTTCCTGATCCTCTTTGCACGCTTCCTCCTCCCCGATCGAAAAACCGATCGTGCCGGGTCTACGACCCGCCCGCTCGATCCATTCGGTGACGGAAAACAACTGCTCAATGCCAGCCTGCACAAGCGAACGCTCGGCGATGAACGTTCCGATGCCGTGTCTGCGAACGACCGCGCCCTCTTCCTCCAGCACACGAAGCGCTTCCCGAAGCGTAGCTCGGCTTACTCCAAACATTTTGGCGAGCTCAAACTCGGAGGGAAGCCGCGTACCGGGCGGCCATTCGCCGCTTGCCGACATCTCCTTGATGCGATCGATGACCAGCATGTACAAAGGACGTGTGTCCGGTCGTAATTGGTTCACATTTACCTCCCTGGTTAGTCAGTCAGATGTCTGACACCATTACCTATTCTACATACTTCGACTGACGAGTGCTAGCGGTATTTTTCCACATTTACAAAAAAGATAAACATATCGTGTAACAATTATCATATTCTAGACATTCTGAGCATAATGAAAGCTGCCTCGAACTTACTCCGAGGCAGCTTGTTGCATCATCGCCCACTGATCGCGGGTGATTTTAACTTCGCGCGGTTTGCTACCTTCAAAAGGTCCGACAAAGCCGCGGTCTTCCATCTGATCGACCAGACGGGCCGCCCGCGCGTAGCCTACTTTCAGTTTGCGCTGTAATAGCGAAACGGACGCTTGCTGACTATCGACGATCAGCGTGACCGCATCGTAAAACAGATCGTCAAGATCGTCATCGCCGGCCCCTTTGCCATCCTCCCCCTGCGGGGAGGTGAGATCGACCGTATAGTTAGCCTCACCTTGTGTTTTTGCATAGGTGACGACCCGTTCTACTTCCGCGTCGGACAGAAACGCCCCTTGCACACGCACCGGCTTAGAAGCGCCAACAGGCAGATAGAGCATGTCCCCGCGCCCAAGCAACTTTTCGGCGCCACCAGAGTCGAGGATCGTCCGCGAGTCAACTTGTGAGGACACCGCAAAGGCGATGCGCGACGGTATATTCGCTTTGATGACCCCGGTGATCACATCGACGGATGGACGCTGGGTAGCGATGATCATATGGATGCCTGCCGCCCGCGCCATCTGCGCCAGACGGCAGATCGCGTCTTCAACATCGCCCGGTGCGACCATCATCAAATCGGCCAACTCATCGACGATGACCACGATGTACGGAAGGGGCTGTGCTCCTTTCTCGTTCATCAGCGCGTTGTAGCCATCGATGTTGCGACAACCAGTCTTGGAGAACAGCTCATAGCGATGTTCCATCTCCGCAACCACTTTTTTCAAAGCGTAGGCGGCGCGGCGCGGATCGGTGACAACAGGTGCCATCAGATGCGGTATGCCGTTATAGACGTTGAGTTCGACCATCTTCGGATCGACCATGATGAACTTGACTTCGGACGGCTTCGCTCGGTACAAAATGGAAGTGATGATCCCGTTTACGCAGACCGATTTCCCGGAGCCTGTCGCGCCTGCGACCAGCAGATGCGGCATTTTGGAGAGAGTGCCCACGATCGGCAGACCGGATATGTCGCGGCCCAATGCGATCGTCATTTTCGACTCGTTGCCGGAAAACTCCTGCGCTTCCAGCACTTCTCGCAGTGTGACGACTGCCACTTCCGTATTCGGAACTTCGATCCCGATTGCCGACTTGCCCGGAATCGGAGCTTCGATGCGAATGTCTTTCGCAGCCAACGCGAGCGCGATGTCATCAGACAGATTGACGATTTTGGAAACTTTGACCCCGACGGCCGGTTGCACTTCGTACTGCGTGACGGTCGGCCCGATCTGGGCGTTGATCACTTTGACCGTGACGCCAAAGCTCTCAAACGTCTGCTCCAGTTTGCGTGCGTTCGCTTTCACTCCAGCGATCCCCATTCCCTTTTGCCCACCTTTTGGCGCATCGAGCAGACTGAGCGGGGGAACTTCATAAAAATCTTCCTGCACCGGCTGAAAGTCGAGTTGCAGATCGACTGGCTCATCCAGTTTGGAAACTCCTTTGATTGGCGGGTCGAGCGGCACCTGCCCCTGCTTGACAGGAAACTGAATCTTGATCTGCGGCGAGTCGGTCTGTTGAACAAATCGCGGGACGTCCACCGCTTCGTCCGCTCCCTTTTCTTGCCCTTCTGTCTGTTGTTCAGCGATTAGTTGATCGGCAAACGAGCGCACGGTAAAGGAAAGATCCCCCGAATTTTGCTCCGGCGCCGCCTGCTGTCGCTCCGAATGTTGCTCCACCTTCTTTTGCACGGGCTCAAGCTCTGTGACGGCTGCGAACTCATCATCGTCGAGCTCCCACAGCGGAGAGACTTCTTCACCTGCTTCTTTGGGCTTAGCGTTTTGCTTGTTCTGTTTCGATTTCTCACGCTTCTCCTTGAGTAGGCTCGGCCACTCGCGCAAGGAGTCATAGATCCCAGCCATGCGCATCGCCATTTTGTCACGCCCGTTGCCAAGCGTCGCAACCAGCGATTTTTTGGTGATCAAGATCACAGCCATGATCCCCGCCATCACCAACACGAACAATGTGCCAGCCGTGTCGAACAAATAGTGGGTGATCGAGAAGATCAAAAAGCCTGTCAAACCGCCGCCTGCAGACGGTTTCTCGATCGCCACTCCGTTTTTCGTGGGGATCTCAGTGTTGTAATCAGACTGTGCATTGATGCGATCCATCGTGGCATCAAACAGATCGGGTGCAACGTTCGGATGTCCACGGGTGATCGTGTCATACAGGTTCATATGCGACCATGTGAGCAGCACCAAAAAGAAAACGATTAGACCCCACTGACGTGCGGTCATCTTCAGGCGCTGTCGCTTGATCATCAGATAGACCGCCAGATAAATCAGGTACGATTCGAGCAACCAATCCCAGTTGCCACCGAGCAGAATAAACAAATAATCGACCGTCTTGCCCACCCAGCCTTGTGCAGCAAGGCCGAGCATCGCCAGCGCGATCAGAGACAAGCCGATCAGTTCAAACTTGAGAAATTGCTTGGTCTGTTCAATCTTGCCAGCGCTTTTCGCGCCTTTTCCTTTCCCTTTTGCTCTCGCCATGCTTTCGCTCCGTTCTTGCCAAATCTTGCTCTCTGAAAGTTTCTCCTTTTTTGAGTCATTTCCTTCAGCTGCTTGGAAAAAAGCCACTTCCAGCTTTGGAAGTGGCTTTTTCGCCTCCGTACGTTATGGTCCTTTGGTTAAACAAACGTTCTGGCCGGGCTGATGTTTCGGGTTTAAGAACTGTGCAGGATCAGGGCAGAGCAAACGGATGATTCTTCCATACCCCGGTTGACCTTCCGTCGGTTCCACCAGCATCTTTACACCATTTACTTCCGCTTCGATCCAGTTATAGTTTTGCTTATCATAATTTTCGAGAATAAACTCTTCCGGCACAACCGACCAGAGCATTATTGCAACACCTCACTCGAACCTTTCTCTCGGCGGTCCGCAATCATCAGGTTCAATTTGCGAATCGCCTGGGCCAAGCCGCCGATCTCATCGATCAAGCCGTATTTGACCGCATCACGCCCGATTACGGTGGTGCCAATATCGCGTGCCAGTTCGCCCGTTTTCAGCATCAGTTCACGGAATTTATCTTCGGTGACATTCGAATGTGACGTTACAAAGCCGATCACCCGCTCCTGCATCTTTTCCAGATACTCAAATGACTGTGGCACGCCGATGACAAGCCCCGTCAATCGAATCGGGTGTATCGTCATCGTCGCAGTGTCGGCAATAAAGCTGAAATCGGAAGCCACCGCGATCGGGACGCCGATCGAGTGACCGCCACCGAGCACCAAGGTGACCGTTGGCTTCGA from Tumebacillus algifaecis encodes the following:
- a CDS encoding GntR family transcriptional regulator, with amino-acid sequence MLVIDRIKEMSASGEWPPGTRLPSEFELAKMFGVSRATLREALRVLEEEGAVVRRHGIGTFIAERSLVQAGIEQLFSVTEWIERAGRRPGTIGFSIGEEEACKEDQEQFGLNGPESLYLIHRIRTADDDPVVYCEDRVPKSVLPEGLDGFDGSIFNHLEAAGHAIAYARTVIKPIAEHPEVFPALDVKEGQALLLLEQMHFDASDIPVLLSANYFRTDTFHFHVLRRRPKE
- a CDS encoding YlzJ-like family protein, with the translated sequence MLWSVVPEEFILENYDKQNYNWIEAEVNGVKMLVEPTEGQPGYGRIIRLLCPDPAQFLNPKHQPGQNVCLTKGP
- a CDS encoding ClpP family protease → MQEWRNGRMDMPPTINPPAPPGVQPSTPPGLPLDMPSRGPVDTIQALGTTNVPSTDQSNIYCISVIGQVEGHVVLPPQNKTTKYEHIIPQLVAVEQNQTVEGVLIILNTVGGDVEAGLALAEMISSLSKPTVTLVLGGGHSIGVPIAVASDFSFIADTATMTIHPIRLTGLVIGVPQSFEYLEKMQERVIGFVTSHSNVTEDKFRELMLKTGELARDIGTTVIGRDAVKYGLIDEIGGLAQAIRKLNLMIADRREKGSSEVLQ
- a CDS encoding BMP family lipoprotein, translating into MKAKKFMSLALTGVLAASLLAGCGTDKAKEGGESNQGGEKKLTIGMVTDVGGVHDNSFNQSAWEGLTRAKNELGVTPKVTESKRAEDYTPNLNGFVKDANVGMTWGIGFLMEKDIKSVALANPDAKIGIIDSDLGGDVPKNVTAVTFKEEEGSFLMGVLAGKMTKSNKVGFVGGVKFALIERFEYGFKAGVKSVNPNAVVTAVYADAFDKPDKGKLLAAQLYQSGNDIIFHASGLTGDGVFAEAKERGKGFWVIGVDRDQNDLAPANTLSSMVKRVDNAIFTITKDLNEGKFDSGHIVYGLKDDGVGYAPTTKNNTPEDVIKLMDDYKKQIIDGKIVAPATADEFKNFK
- a CDS encoding DNA translocase FtsK, which produces MARAKGKGKGAKSAGKIEQTKQFLKFELIGLSLIALAMLGLAAQGWVGKTVDYLFILLGGNWDWLLESYLIYLAVYLMIKRQRLKMTARQWGLIVFFLVLLTWSHMNLYDTITRGHPNVAPDLFDATMDRINAQSDYNTEIPTKNGVAIEKPSAGGGLTGFLIFSITHYLFDTAGTLFVLVMAGIMAVILITKKSLVATLGNGRDKMAMRMAGIYDSLREWPSLLKEKREKSKQNKQNAKPKEAGEEVSPLWELDDDEFAAVTELEPVQKKVEQHSERQQAAPEQNSGDLSFTVRSFADQLIAEQQTEGQEKGADEAVDVPRFVQQTDSPQIKIQFPVKQGQVPLDPPIKGVSKLDEPVDLQLDFQPVQEDFYEVPPLSLLDAPKGGQKGMGIAGVKANARKLEQTFESFGVTVKVINAQIGPTVTQYEVQPAVGVKVSKIVNLSDDIALALAAKDIRIEAPIPGKSAIGIEVPNTEVAVVTLREVLEAQEFSGNESKMTIALGRDISGLPIVGTLSKMPHLLVAGATGSGKSVCVNGIITSILYRAKPSEVKFIMVDPKMVELNVYNGIPHLMAPVVTDPRRAAYALKKVVAEMEHRYELFSKTGCRNIDGYNALMNEKGAQPLPYIVVIVDELADLMMVAPGDVEDAICRLAQMARAAGIHMIIATQRPSVDVITGVIKANIPSRIAFAVSSQVDSRTILDSGGAEKLLGRGDMLYLPVGASKPVRVQGAFLSDAEVERVVTYAKTQGEANYTVDLTSPQGEDGKGAGDDDLDDLFYDAVTLIVDSQQASVSLLQRKLKVGYARAARLVDQMEDRGFVGPFEGSKPREVKITRDQWAMMQQAASE